In a single window of the Litorilituus sediminis genome:
- a CDS encoding TonB-dependent receptor plug domain-containing protein has translation MRNNQTFKLSALSAAMLSMATGFATPAFAAEEAEVEKIMVTGSRIARAEVASTSPITVVSKAQMTKLGITDVSTALRRLPAITGASANNQSSSGANNIQTATLRGIEATNTLILLNGRRMVGSDEDGLVDLSTVPFEAIAQIEVLKDGASAIYGSDAIAGVVNIITKRNYEGFEVNARYGQSSEGDAEEREVGLVMGFSTDKGSVMIAASSSNNDGWEEKDRYMTRDTDREYMGGTDVSSGTTPFSRLSGFGLDGTDGKTWTVPDASNPSQVVLFDYDEMGYNYRAAQSGANDNKTNSVFVTADYELSDDVIFFTELSFHDGFVQGNQAPPGTDTGWYGDNVDTPNAFKRYPDADGNNFGVGPNQKYNPFGIAGNVTRRFSEYGPRIYKTDNNIKRYTLGLQGTIFEEYDWEVNFSSQSAELISRGGAQPSINQIERALSDECETEADPTCVALNVFGPEGSITTEMLDFINTTAPVVTNKNDLMFMQAHISGPIVSMPAGDLMFSSGIEYREDQLSMEVDQAQRTATFDVSWGESSTPVISPVREITELYLELAIPVLDSLEVEAAVRYSDYSDIDESTTNPKFGVIYQPLDMLKLRASYSTGFRAPTMAQMYQGRTSSLTTNLYDPCNPNNEANFSSSDPRCVALGLDPQYSQNAIQSFDVIGGGNPDLKPEEAENMTLGLVVEPLDNLSFTLDYFDIEQTNVVFASTDYVIDQNLAGNPEYAGDVLRSNNGTGYIQTVIAPANNIAARNLSGFDFNANYVLETDIGEWRINLDTTLMDSFEVQDTSDTPFRDIVGTYDAAFGSIPEWKAAMQLDWSMGNFRATWDFNYNSDLKVLVADTDPNDADKVIYKTRTYKVGDVEKEDIMDATFIHNMQVGYFIDSIGTDVHFGIQNVFDKEPPYLDKGVTSTDDNLYSFRGRFFYMGVKKEF, from the coding sequence ATGAGAAATAATCAGACTTTTAAACTTTCTGCTTTGTCTGCTGCTATGTTATCCATGGCAACGGGCTTTGCTACTCCTGCTTTTGCTGCAGAAGAAGCGGAAGTTGAAAAAATTATGGTAACAGGTTCGCGTATTGCGCGTGCAGAAGTTGCCTCAACCTCGCCAATTACTGTGGTATCGAAAGCACAGATGACTAAGCTAGGAATTACAGATGTTAGTACAGCGCTACGTCGTTTGCCTGCAATAACAGGTGCGAGTGCTAATAACCAAAGTAGTTCTGGTGCTAACAATATTCAAACTGCCACTTTACGTGGTATTGAAGCAACGAATACTCTTATCTTATTAAACGGCCGCCGTATGGTTGGTTCAGACGAAGATGGCTTAGTCGATTTATCAACAGTGCCATTTGAAGCAATCGCGCAAATTGAAGTACTAAAAGATGGCGCTTCTGCAATTTATGGCTCAGATGCGATTGCTGGTGTAGTAAACATTATTACTAAGCGCAATTATGAAGGCTTTGAAGTGAATGCTCGCTATGGTCAGTCTTCAGAAGGCGATGCTGAAGAACGTGAAGTTGGTCTAGTGATGGGCTTTAGTACTGATAAAGGTAGTGTCATGATTGCTGCTTCGAGTAGTAACAATGACGGTTGGGAAGAAAAAGACCGTTATATGACCCGCGATACAGATCGCGAATATATGGGCGGTACAGATGTTAGCTCTGGTACAACACCATTTTCGCGTTTATCAGGTTTTGGCTTAGATGGAACAGATGGTAAAACTTGGACCGTTCCTGATGCAAGTAACCCTTCGCAAGTTGTTTTATTTGACTATGATGAAATGGGCTATAACTATCGTGCTGCACAATCAGGTGCAAACGATAACAAAACTAACAGTGTTTTTGTAACTGCTGATTATGAATTAAGTGATGATGTTATCTTTTTTACCGAGCTTTCTTTCCATGATGGCTTTGTGCAAGGTAATCAAGCGCCTCCAGGTACAGATACAGGTTGGTATGGTGATAACGTAGATACACCAAATGCCTTTAAACGTTACCCTGATGCAGACGGAAATAACTTTGGTGTAGGTCCAAATCAAAAATATAACCCATTTGGTATTGCCGGTAACGTAACGCGTCGTTTTAGCGAATATGGCCCACGCATTTATAAAACAGATAATAATATCAAGCGCTATACCTTAGGCTTACAAGGTACCATTTTTGAAGAGTATGATTGGGAAGTTAACTTCTCAAGCCAGTCTGCAGAGCTAATTAGCCGTGGTGGTGCACAGCCGTCAATTAATCAAATTGAGCGTGCCTTATCAGATGAGTGTGAAACAGAAGCAGATCCAACTTGTGTAGCACTAAATGTATTTGGTCCTGAAGGCTCAATTACTACTGAAATGCTTGATTTTATCAACACAACAGCACCTGTAGTAACTAATAAAAATGATTTGATGTTTATGCAGGCGCATATTTCAGGTCCTATCGTATCTATGCCAGCGGGTGACTTAATGTTCTCATCTGGTATTGAGTATCGTGAAGATCAGCTTTCAATGGAAGTTGATCAAGCACAACGTACAGCTACCTTTGATGTATCTTGGGGGGAGTCTAGTACACCAGTTATTTCACCTGTACGAGAAATTACTGAGCTGTATTTAGAATTAGCAATTCCGGTACTTGATAGCTTAGAAGTAGAAGCTGCAGTTCGTTATAGTGATTATAGCGATATTGATGAAAGCACCACTAATCCTAAGTTTGGTGTTATTTATCAACCACTTGATATGCTAAAACTTCGTGCAAGTTATAGTACTGGTTTTAGAGCACCTACTATGGCGCAAATGTACCAAGGGCGTACGTCATCACTTACCACTAATTTATACGATCCGTGTAATCCTAATAACGAAGCTAATTTTAGCTCTTCAGACCCTAGGTGTGTTGCCTTAGGGTTAGATCCACAATATAGCCAAAACGCCATTCAAAGTTTTGATGTGATCGGTGGTGGTAACCCAGACTTAAAACCTGAAGAAGCAGAGAATATGACGTTAGGTTTAGTGGTGGAGCCGCTTGATAACTTATCGTTTACTTTAGATTACTTCGATATCGAGCAAACCAATGTCGTTTTTGCCAGCACCGATTATGTTATTGATCAAAACCTTGCTGGTAACCCCGAATATGCAGGTGATGTATTACGTAGTAATAATGGTACTGGCTATATTCAAACAGTCATTGCGCCAGCAAATAATATTGCCGCGCGCAACTTATCTGGTTTCGATTTTAATGCAAATTATGTATTAGAGACAGATATTGGTGAGTGGCGTATCAACTTAGATACTACCTTAATGGATTCCTTTGAAGTTCAGGATACCAGTGATACACCGTTTAGAGATATCGTAGGTACTTATGATGCTGCATTTGGTAGTATTCCTGAGTGGAAAGCGGCAATGCAACTTGATTGGAGTATGGGTAACTTTCGTGCAACTTGGGACTTCAACTATAACAGTGATCTTAAAGTGCTTGTCGCAGATACAGATCCAAATGACGCCGATAAAGTTATTTATAAGACTCGTACCTATAAGGTGGGTGATGTAGAAAAAGAAGATATCATGGATGCAACTTTTATTCATAATATGCAAGTGGGTTACTTCATTGACTCAATTGGAACCGATGTTCATTTTGGTATTCAAAACGTATTTGATAAAGAACCGCCTTATTTAGATAAAGGTGTTACTTCTACAGATGATAACTTGTATTCATTCCGTGGTAGGTTCTTCTACATGGGTGTTAAGAAAGAGTTTTAA